One region of Chryseobacterium muglaense genomic DNA includes:
- a CDS encoding T9SS type B sorting domain-containing protein → MKKILSFFLIFYIFSTSLAQLDREHWFAPMVDRTGNPNPYQKLYLSTNRTTPFVVTIYNNNVVIGTVTISKNNPQKFDVLRDYIITTQQTDLFTPTSKGLYVKADFPFYANLRFSVFNHAEIITSKGIASTGTTFHVAAAPITVNNTILNFMTSVLATEDNTTVTISGYKNTVQFSNGTSGATNPTLTFTLNKGQSYIIDGIGDITGNFDGFIGAKVVATKPVNITNGNFNGQYAGNNPTSSDILMDQSIPVSKLGTTFALVKGNGNIGSNMEGALVIATQDNTAVYVNNELLPIANLNTGQYFVIPDTKYQLQSTSHYNLYIVTSKNAYVYQMLAGAGATANEVATGGFNFIPALNCYLPKQIDEIGLINENFVHTNVNPTGILAIPTKLNLITERGATVFVNGAPPPAGTGPFDMTGTTNWVTYGIPNTTGTITVNSTKAITAGITAGSDAVGYGGFFAGFSTQPMIFKSGGDCVPGIVLTVDPIIYDSYQWYVGGVLIVGANSPSYTPTGSGNYTCSVTMGTCAPLITAPFKVLNCMKQSAVTYDICETKVITPAFTTSTQTPVASTVAITTAPTLGTASINAATGIITYTPTNPSAGGTDTLVYTFCGNDPDLTDCETITVTLNIRPVTVNNATLNACNINGNGTFNLTSAIVTTNNPVTITYYPTLFDAQNENLAALITVPTTYSAPNGTIVYAVVKNTTGCKSIAQITLNLFPLAIVIPANMGNQCDENMDGTVNIVLSDITQLILNNPVYFTNVRYYALLADANLGNTATLPNNWSYNTNTTIYIRVDSPDGCAPVIQQINFTVGTKLTLIRNTLTTTFCDDDLDGIKPMDLSFFLNQFTIDPLVAVSYHTTLADAQNDVAPISSAVTLTGSHVYYIRFEKSGFCPDVATLRITLKTPKKSDILLNKVICPNTTTTLDAGSGFDAYLWSTGATTPSISNVPAGNYWVELTFDGCIYRQFVNVSTSTLPVITLIDINESTVTITVTGGTPAYEYSLDGFFWQPSNVFTNVKRGTYTIYVRDSLNCDIVKKDFVIINLINTITPNGDGRNDEIDYSALMNKDNLEFRIFDRYGAELFRGTPANKFTWDGNMKGRPVSTATYWYFISWTELGNVTSVKYSSWLLVKHRNNSLWDK, encoded by the coding sequence ATGAAGAAAATTTTATCTTTTTTTCTTATTTTTTATATATTCTCTACTTCACTTGCACAATTGGATAGAGAACACTGGTTTGCTCCTATGGTAGATCGTACGGGAAACCCAAACCCCTATCAAAAACTTTATCTATCAACCAACCGTACTACTCCATTTGTGGTTACTATATACAATAATAATGTTGTTATTGGCACCGTTACTATTAGTAAAAACAATCCGCAAAAATTTGATGTACTACGAGATTATATTATTACCACTCAGCAAACAGATTTATTTACCCCAACCTCAAAGGGTTTGTATGTAAAAGCCGACTTTCCTTTTTATGCCAATCTAAGATTTTCTGTTTTTAACCATGCTGAAATTATTACCTCAAAAGGGATTGCTTCCACCGGTACAACTTTTCATGTAGCTGCCGCTCCCATCACAGTAAATAACACCATTCTTAATTTTATGACGAGTGTTTTGGCAACTGAAGATAACACCACAGTTACCATCTCCGGCTACAAAAATACAGTACAGTTTTCTAACGGAACCTCAGGAGCTACTAATCCTACGCTCACATTTACATTAAATAAAGGACAGTCTTACATCATTGATGGCATTGGAGATATTACCGGAAATTTTGATGGGTTTATAGGCGCTAAAGTTGTGGCCACAAAACCTGTGAATATCACCAACGGAAATTTCAACGGACAATATGCAGGAAACAATCCTACAAGCTCTGATATTTTGATGGATCAGTCAATACCGGTAAGCAAACTTGGGACTACTTTTGCCCTTGTAAAAGGTAACGGAAATATCGGCAGCAATATGGAAGGTGCATTGGTTATTGCCACTCAAGATAATACTGCAGTCTACGTAAATAATGAATTATTACCCATTGCCAACCTGAATACCGGACAGTATTTTGTAATCCCCGATACAAAATATCAACTTCAAAGTACTTCCCACTATAACCTGTATATTGTAACAAGCAAAAATGCTTACGTTTATCAAATGCTCGCTGGTGCTGGTGCTACAGCAAATGAAGTGGCAACAGGTGGTTTTAATTTTATTCCTGCGCTTAACTGTTATCTTCCAAAACAGATTGATGAAATCGGGCTCATTAACGAAAATTTTGTACATACCAATGTTAATCCCACAGGAATTCTTGCAATTCCGACAAAACTAAACCTTATTACCGAAAGAGGTGCCACTGTTTTTGTAAATGGAGCCCCTCCTCCAGCAGGAACCGGCCCGTTTGATATGACAGGTACAACCAATTGGGTAACGTATGGTATTCCCAATACTACAGGAACAATTACAGTAAATTCAACAAAAGCAATCACGGCAGGAATTACAGCCGGAAGTGATGCCGTAGGATATGGAGGATTCTTTGCCGGATTCTCTACACAGCCCATGATTTTTAAATCTGGCGGAGATTGTGTACCGGGAATCGTATTGACTGTAGATCCTATTATCTATGATTCTTATCAATGGTATGTTGGCGGGGTTCTTATTGTGGGAGCTAACTCACCTAGTTACACCCCTACCGGTTCTGGAAATTATACCTGTTCGGTAACTATGGGAACGTGTGCTCCATTGATTACAGCACCTTTCAAGGTTTTAAACTGTATGAAACAGTCGGCTGTCACTTATGATATCTGTGAAACAAAAGTTATTACCCCTGCATTTACTACTTCTACACAAACTCCGGTAGCTTCAACTGTTGCCATTACCACCGCACCAACTTTAGGAACAGCAAGCATTAATGCTGCAACGGGAATTATTACGTATACCCCAACCAATCCTTCAGCTGGAGGAACCGACACACTTGTCTATACTTTCTGCGGAAATGATCCTGACCTTACAGATTGTGAAACCATTACGGTAACCCTTAATATTCGTCCGGTAACCGTAAATAATGCAACATTAAACGCTTGTAATATTAATGGTAACGGAACTTTTAATCTTACTTCGGCAATTGTTACCACAAATAATCCCGTAACAATTACTTATTACCCGACTTTATTTGATGCACAAAATGAGAATTTAGCGGCATTGATTACTGTTCCCACTACCTATTCTGCACCGAACGGAACTATCGTTTATGCTGTAGTAAAAAATACTACAGGCTGTAAAAGCATTGCACAGATTACTTTAAATCTATTTCCTTTAGCAATAGTAATTCCTGCAAATATGGGAAATCAGTGTGATGAAAATATGGATGGTACCGTAAATATTGTGCTATCAGACATTACCCAATTGATATTAAACAACCCTGTCTATTTTACTAATGTAAGATATTATGCCCTTTTAGCAGATGCCAATTTAGGAAATACTGCTACACTTCCTAATAACTGGAGCTACAACACCAATACGACAATTTACATTCGTGTAGATTCTCCCGATGGATGTGCGCCCGTGATTCAGCAAATTAATTTTACTGTAGGTACAAAGCTTACTTTAATTAGAAATACGCTTACCACTACTTTTTGCGATGATGATTTAGATGGAATAAAACCAATGGATTTATCATTTTTCTTAAATCAGTTTACCATAGACCCCTTGGTAGCAGTTAGCTATCATACAACTCTTGCCGATGCACAAAATGATGTTGCACCAATTAGTAGTGCTGTAACCCTTACCGGATCTCATGTGTACTATATAAGGTTTGAAAAAAGTGGCTTCTGTCCTGATGTAGCTACCTTAAGAATCACTCTTAAAACTCCTAAAAAATCTGATATTTTATTAAATAAAGTAATATGCCCAAATACGACCACAACCTTAGACGCAGGCTCTGGGTTTGATGCCTATCTTTGGAGCACTGGCGCTACAACACCATCTATTTCTAATGTTCCAGCTGGTAATTATTGGGTAGAGCTTACTTTTGACGGTTGCATTTACAGACAGTTTGTAAATGTTTCGACATCTACCTTACCGGTAATTACATTAATCGATATAAACGAATCTACTGTAACAATTACTGTAACTGGGGGTACACCTGCTTATGAATATTCCTTAGACGGCTTTTTTTGGCAGCCATCTAATGTATTTACCAATGTAAAAAGAGGAACTTACACAATCTATGTAAGAGATTCTCTGAATTGTGACATTGTGAAAAAAGACTTTGTCATCATTAATTTAATTAATACCATTACACCAAATGGCGATGGCAGAAATGACGAAATAGATTATTCCGCATTAATGAATAAAGACAATCTTGAATTTAGAATTTTTGACCGCTACGGAGCCGAACTTTTCCGTGGAACGCCTGCCAATAAATTTACTTGGGACGGAAACATGAAAGGAAGACCAGTTTCTACGGCAACGTATTGGTACTTTATAAGCTGGACAGAGCTTGGCAATGTAACGAGTGTAAAATATTCAAGTTGGTTATTGGTGAAACA
- a CDS encoding T9SS type B sorting domain-containing protein: protein MRKLLLTFLLMLFSSNILFAQRDTDHWFAPYFDSQNSTPYTHTLYFSTDSVAPFEVKIFNNNTQIGAVTISKNNPQSFPLPAQFIWTDNDSMASTTVNMGVYTKGTKPYFASLRAAMGAHGEIITSKGKAGIGTKFYAAAAPITTTSSTHNFTTGIMATEDATTVTVSGYDANVSFVNNTTPPLTLTFNLNKGQSYILAGQANIVANRDGFIGSKIVATKPISVTNGNANAMYATGQTSNGSDLIMDQSVPVDRLGDEFAMVRSLSPIPSFNTEGGIIVATENNTEIYLNGNGIPVATLAEGDYYRILENNYVQQGTSGHYNMYIKATKNIYLYQLVGRTGTETGGYNYIPPLNCFLPRKIDEIGKVQEMPGSSGAIILKLNILTEAGAVVTYSTNGGAPITPTAAQGPFPLTGNTNWVTYAIQPVTGNLAITSTKAVTAGINGGYSSAGYGGYFAGFSSIPLIARQTGECIPGLILEVDDSYDTYQWYRNDIAIPGANGNTYTPPTAGNYTVKITVGTCLPAITPVFKVFTCLEKTAKTKTVCEGYLNIVPQFTTSAQLFVPGSVQIITPPANGTAIINPTTGVIGYTPNNGFAGTDTIVYKFCGNDPEFVDCEEITLTLTVTESPVVNDAILRTCFLEENIATGLFNLTNAVVTTQLGVTKTYYPSLTDANNQTNEILVPDHYIAPNGVVYIRVTNANGCYRVAKVTLVVLAPVESAVLVDKIICIEDKTVLDAGPGFASYLWSTGATTQTISDVGVGTYWVKLKTGDCTVKQAVKVYASEQPVITNVEVSGTSITVYVTGGVAPYEYSKNNIDWQSSNVFTDLPRGDIKVYVRDTFACVPIEVSITIPNIVNVITPNSDGINDILDYSALANKPNLVVNIFDRYGNRIHQGNKENNYTWDGTTNDKKKVSTGNYWFSITWNEAKTKTPIKFSGWILVKNRE from the coding sequence ATGAGAAAACTTTTACTCACTTTTTTATTAATGCTCTTTAGCAGCAATATACTATTTGCTCAGAGAGATACAGATCACTGGTTTGCTCCATATTTTGACAGTCAAAACAGCACTCCATACACTCACACCCTTTATTTCTCTACAGATTCAGTTGCTCCTTTTGAAGTAAAAATCTTTAATAACAATACCCAGATAGGAGCAGTTACAATCAGTAAAAATAACCCACAGTCATTTCCTCTACCTGCACAGTTTATTTGGACAGATAATGACAGTATGGCATCTACTACAGTCAATATGGGAGTTTATACCAAAGGAACCAAGCCATATTTTGCATCATTAAGAGCTGCTATGGGTGCACATGGTGAAATTATCACCTCAAAAGGTAAAGCAGGAATAGGAACAAAGTTTTATGCAGCGGCAGCTCCTATCACAACTACATCTAGCACTCATAATTTCACAACAGGGATTATGGCAACCGAAGATGCTACAACAGTAACAGTTTCGGGATATGATGCAAATGTTTCGTTTGTAAATAATACTACCCCTCCACTTACATTAACGTTCAATTTAAATAAAGGACAATCTTATATTTTAGCAGGACAAGCCAATATTGTAGCAAATAGAGATGGCTTTATTGGATCAAAAATTGTTGCCACGAAGCCAATTTCTGTAACCAATGGAAATGCAAATGCAATGTATGCTACAGGACAAACAAGTAACGGATCGGATCTTATTATGGATCAATCTGTTCCCGTAGACCGTCTTGGAGACGAATTTGCGATGGTAAGAAGTTTATCTCCGATTCCTTCATTCAATACAGAAGGAGGTATCATTGTTGCGACTGAAAACAATACCGAAATTTACCTTAATGGAAATGGAATACCAGTAGCAACGCTAGCTGAAGGAGACTATTATAGAATTCTAGAGAACAATTATGTACAGCAAGGTACAAGCGGGCACTACAATATGTATATAAAAGCAACTAAAAATATTTATTTATATCAATTAGTTGGAAGAACAGGTACAGAAACAGGAGGTTACAACTATATCCCCCCATTGAACTGCTTTTTGCCTAGAAAAATCGACGAGATTGGTAAAGTACAAGAAATGCCTGGTTCATCAGGAGCAATTATTTTAAAGCTTAATATCCTTACCGAAGCAGGGGCAGTTGTTACTTATTCTACTAATGGTGGTGCACCAATAACTCCTACTGCCGCACAAGGCCCATTCCCACTTACAGGAAATACCAACTGGGTAACGTATGCAATACAACCCGTTACAGGAAACCTAGCGATTACTTCTACAAAAGCAGTAACTGCAGGTATTAATGGAGGATATAGCTCTGCAGGATATGGAGGATATTTTGCAGGTTTTTCTTCAATTCCGCTTATTGCAAGACAAACAGGAGAATGTATCCCTGGATTGATTTTAGAAGTAGATGATAGTTACGATACTTATCAGTGGTACAGAAACGATATTGCAATTCCTGGAGCCAATGGGAACACATATACGCCACCTACCGCAGGTAATTACACCGTAAAAATTACAGTAGGAACTTGTCTTCCGGCAATTACTCCTGTATTTAAAGTATTCACTTGTCTTGAGAAAACTGCTAAGACTAAAACTGTGTGTGAAGGATATTTAAATATTGTTCCACAATTCACTACATCTGCACAACTATTTGTACCAGGAAGTGTTCAGATTATTACACCGCCAGCCAATGGTACCGCAATAATTAACCCTACAACAGGGGTGATAGGATATACTCCAAACAATGGTTTTGCAGGAACAGATACAATTGTTTATAAATTCTGCGGAAACGATCCTGAATTTGTAGATTGTGAAGAAATTACCCTTACACTGACTGTAACAGAAAGCCCGGTGGTGAATGATGCTATCTTAAGAACCTGTTTCCTTGAAGAAAATATTGCTACGGGATTGTTTAATCTTACAAATGCTGTAGTAACGACGCAACTTGGTGTTACAAAAACATATTACCCATCATTAACTGATGCTAATAACCAAACGAATGAAATCTTGGTTCCGGATCATTATATTGCTCCAAACGGTGTAGTTTACATCAGAGTAACTAATGCAAATGGATGTTATCGTGTGGCAAAAGTAACCTTAGTAGTTTTGGCACCTGTAGAGTCTGCTGTATTGGTTGATAAAATAATATGTATAGAAGATAAAACGGTATTAGATGCAGGCCCAGGATTTGCATCATACCTATGGAGCACAGGAGCTACTACACAAACAATTTCAGACGTTGGAGTAGGAACTTACTGGGTAAAATTAAAAACAGGAGACTGTACAGTAAAACAGGCGGTAAAAGTTTATGCTTCTGAGCAACCGGTTATTACAAACGTTGAAGTTTCTGGCACAAGCATTACTGTTTATGTTACCGGTGGTGTAGCGCCTTATGAGTATTCAAAAAATAATATCGATTGGCAATCTTCGAATGTATTTACAGATCTTCCGAGAGGTGATATTAAAGTGTACGTAAGAGATACTTTCGCTTGTGTACCGATTGAAGTAAGTATTACAATTCCGAATATTGTGAATGTAATTACTCCAAATTCAGACGGAATAAATGATATTTTAGACTACTCGGCTCTTGCTAATAAACCAAATCTGGTAGTCAATATTTTTGATAGATACGGAAACAGAATTCATCAGGGTAATAAAGAGAATAATTATACCTGGGATGGAACAACCAACGATAAAAAGAAAGTTTCTACAGGAAATTACTGGTTCAGCATAACTTGGAATGAAGCAAAAACCAAAACTCCAATCAAATTCTCAGGCTGGATTTTAGTAAAAAACAGAGAATAA
- a CDS encoding T9SS type B sorting domain-containing protein, whose protein sequence is MKRFLLSLVLILSMFTSLHAQRDTEHWIAPFHFKTGYTQSVYLSTDSVTPFTVEIFSNNISIVPVGTVITISKSNPVSFPIPVTNISTNAASETFNVITKGLYLKGAKPFFCTLRMVSGQTHAEIVTSKGKAGLGKEFFVANTPSIATSNGFTAGVLATENNTVVTATWNGAITFIGAPTNPAPTNTHTFTLNKGQSFIFAGNAGTNAPFMGAKIVSDRPITLTNGNVNGNFGDTGTGSGSDAILDQSVPTERLGNTFAMIRTRSTDPDLEGGIIVATENNTDVYLNGSTTSVATLQQGQWYRILGNQYIPQGTGTHANMFISTSKNVYLYQLVSVGNNSATCGFNYIPPLNCFLPRKIDEIAKINEMPLPGSPTPFDMLIKLNIITEAGAAVTYTTNGGAPITPTAAQGPFQLQGNTAWEAYAIEGVQGNLTIQSTKAVTAGINGGYSTSGYGGYFAGFSSIPIISKQVGECIPGIILEVDDGYDSYQWYLNGVAIPGATTHTYTPTVAGNYTVKVTMGTCPAITTPIYKVFNCLAQTSQNINICGTKAIVPAFTNSTQVPVPGTVQIITQPTSGTATLNPATGVITYIPNVGYLGTDTIVYKFCGNATEFVDCEQITLNLNVVPFVLTDRTIYACQYAGNGFFDLTTANVTDNAVPTTKKFYPTLANLEANINQITNPTNYFSALGSVYVRVLTAEGCVGNAKITLDFFPTPVVKEDTLTECFIENNETKGRFNLVSANITAESPVTKKFYPTWVDASNGTNEIVGVDAYISGNGSVYARVFNSHDCYAIAKINLKVTPPKRSPILVDKYICIDDRTTLDAGPGYQSYRWSTGATTQSIVGVAVGDYWVILQDSGCSVKQFVSVKKAQDPVITSIEIANNTATVIVTGGVAPYQFSVDGVTTWQDSNIFTNLTRGQHTFYVKDSFNCNPISVEITVPNLVNAITPNGDNVNDYIDYRELAYKGNLTFVIYDRYGNKIFTGDKSNNYRWDGTHSNKKIVTGTYWYHINWNEPNEAKTPIKYTGWILVKNRE, encoded by the coding sequence ATGAAAAGATTTCTACTTAGCTTAGTATTAATACTCAGCATGTTTACGTCTCTGCATGCGCAGAGAGATACAGAGCATTGGATTGCACCATTTCATTTTAAAACAGGTTATACACAATCTGTATATTTATCTACTGACTCAGTAACACCTTTCACTGTTGAGATTTTTAGCAATAATATCTCTATTGTACCCGTAGGGACAGTTATTACAATCAGTAAAAGCAATCCGGTAAGCTTCCCAATCCCAGTAACAAATATCTCAACAAATGCTGCGTCTGAGACATTTAATGTTATCACGAAAGGATTATATCTTAAAGGTGCAAAACCTTTCTTCTGTACATTAAGAATGGTAAGCGGGCAAACGCATGCTGAAATTGTTACCAGTAAAGGAAAGGCGGGTCTTGGAAAAGAATTTTTTGTAGCCAATACACCATCTATTGCAACATCTAATGGTTTTACTGCCGGAGTTTTGGCAACTGAAAACAATACTGTAGTCACCGCAACATGGAATGGCGCTATAACATTTATTGGAGCTCCTACCAATCCTGCTCCTACTAATACTCACACTTTTACATTAAATAAAGGCCAATCTTTTATTTTTGCTGGTAATGCAGGAACCAATGCTCCTTTTATGGGAGCAAAAATTGTTTCAGACAGGCCTATAACTCTTACCAACGGAAACGTAAACGGTAATTTTGGAGACACCGGCACGGGTTCAGGATCTGATGCAATTTTAGATCAATCTGTTCCTACAGAAAGATTAGGGAATACTTTTGCAATGATAAGAACACGATCTACCGACCCCGATCTTGAAGGAGGTATTATTGTAGCTACAGAAAACAATACTGACGTTTACCTTAACGGATCTACTACTTCAGTGGCAACGTTACAACAAGGACAATGGTACAGAATCTTGGGTAATCAGTATATTCCTCAAGGTACAGGGACTCATGCTAATATGTTCATAAGCACTTCTAAAAATGTTTATTTATATCAATTGGTTTCTGTAGGTAACAACAGTGCAACTTGTGGCTTCAACTATATTCCACCATTGAACTGTTTCCTTCCTAGAAAAATAGATGAAATAGCCAAAATTAATGAAATGCCACTTCCCGGTAGCCCTACTCCGTTTGATATGTTAATTAAACTTAATATTATCACAGAAGCTGGTGCAGCTGTTACTTATACGACTAATGGCGGTGCACCCATAACTCCTACTGCTGCACAAGGGCCGTTCCAGCTCCAAGGAAATACAGCTTGGGAAGCCTATGCAATTGAAGGCGTACAGGGCAACTTAACCATTCAATCTACAAAAGCCGTTACTGCCGGTATTAATGGTGGGTACAGTACATCGGGATATGGAGGATATTTTGCAGGATTTTCTTCAATTCCGATTATTTCTAAACAAGTAGGTGAATGTATCCCAGGAATTATTCTAGAAGTGGACGATGGTTATGACAGCTATCAATGGTATTTAAATGGGGTAGCAATTCCAGGAGCAACTACTCACACCTATACTCCAACAGTTGCAGGAAACTATACTGTAAAAGTAACGATGGGAACTTGTCCTGCGATAACAACACCAATATATAAAGTCTTTAATTGTTTGGCGCAAACGAGTCAAAATATAAATATCTGTGGTACAAAAGCAATTGTTCCTGCATTTACAAATTCAACTCAAGTACCAGTACCCGGAACTGTGCAAATCATTACACAGCCAACAAGTGGAACTGCAACACTTAATCCAGCTACAGGAGTAATAACATATATTCCAAATGTAGGATATTTAGGTACAGACACGATTGTTTATAAATTCTGCGGTAATGCAACTGAATTTGTAGATTGTGAACAGATAACTTTAAATTTAAATGTAGTTCCTTTTGTACTTACAGACAGAACAATCTATGCTTGTCAATATGCAGGAAACGGATTTTTTGATTTAACTACAGCAAATGTAACTGACAACGCTGTACCAACAACAAAAAAATTCTATCCTACTTTAGCAAATTTAGAAGCAAACATCAATCAGATTACTAATCCAACGAATTATTTCTCAGCCTTAGGTTCAGTATATGTAAGGGTTTTAACAGCTGAAGGTTGTGTAGGAAATGCAAAAATTACTTTAGATTTCTTCCCTACTCCGGTAGTTAAAGAAGATACTTTAACAGAATGTTTCATAGAAAACAACGAAACCAAAGGTAGATTTAATCTAGTAAGTGCTAATATAACTGCTGAATCACCAGTTACAAAAAAATTCTATCCTACATGGGTAGATGCAAGCAATGGAACCAATGAAATTGTAGGGGTTGACGCTTATATTTCTGGAAACGGATCAGTGTATGCAAGAGTTTTCAACTCGCATGACTGCTATGCAATTGCTAAAATTAATCTAAAAGTGACTCCTCCAAAAAGATCACCAATATTGGTTGATAAATACATTTGTATTGATGACAGAACTACATTAGATGCAGGCCCGGGATATCAATCTTACCGTTGGAGCACAGGGGCAACGACACAATCAATAGTAGGAGTAGCGGTAGGTGATTACTGGGTAATTCTTCAAGATTCAGGATGTTCTGTAAAACAGTTTGTAAGTGTTAAGAAAGCACAAGATCCTGTGATTACTTCAATCGAAATTGCTAACAATACAGCTACTGTGATTGTAACCGGTGGTGTAGCACCGTATCAGTTCTCTGTAGACGGAGTAACCACTTGGCAAGATTCTAATATCTTCACCAATCTTACAAGAGGACAACATACCTTCTATGTAAAAGACTCTTTCAACTGTAATCCTATTTCTGTAGAAATTACGGTACCTAATTTAGTTAATGCAATTACCCCTAACGGTGATAATGTAAATGATTATATCGATTACAGAGAGTTGGCTTATAAAGGCAATCTGACCTTCGTAATCTATGACAGATATGGTAACAAAATATTCACAGGGGATAAATCTAATAATTACCGATGGGATGGAACCCATTCTAATAAAAAGATTGTTACCGGAACCTATTGGTACCACATCAACTGGAATGAACCTAATGAAGCAAAAACTCCAATTAAATACACAGGTTGGATTTTAGTAAAGAATAGAGAATAA